The Deinococcus aerolatus region TGATGCAAGTCGTCGCCACCAGGTCCCCTGCAGGGGACCTGGTGGCCATCGCAACGGATTTCAGCGTCTGGGACACCTGTGTGCTGTACCGGGCGCGCTGGACCGTGGAGTGCACCTTCGCGAGCCTCAAGGTCCGCGGCTTTGACCTAGAGCGCACAGGCATCACTCAAGCCACTCGGTTGGAACGCCTGTTCGGGCTGGTCATCTTGGCGTGGGTGAGCTGCCTGCGGGTGGGTGTGT contains the following coding sequences:
- a CDS encoding transposase, producing MQVVATRSPAGDLVAIATDFSVWDTCVLYRARWTVECTFASLKVRGFDLERTGITQATRLERLFGLVILAWVSCLRVGVWLQAQGPVKVKAHGRPAMSLVRYGVERLCNALRWMLPELPCLIKLLRTPFPMPDGV